The Deinococcus koreensis genome window below encodes:
- the argF gene encoding ornithine carbamoyltransferase, giving the protein MAGRDFLSNLDMTGAELRAVLDTAHSMKRGEWRGVKPLSGLSLALVFEKASLRTRTTFDVGMYQLGGHAITLSNTEIGLGTRERVSDVARNLERWVDGVMGRVYLQQTLHELADHADVPIINGLSDMLHPAQLLADYQTIEAEFGSDLRGKRVVYIGDGNNLANSHIHMGVLTGTQVTIVTPVGYEPNAGVLMDAVKSGTEITLTHDLGAVAGADVLYTDVWISMGMEAEADIRRRAFRGYQVTPHMLDTLAPQGIFLHCLPAHYGEETVPEATEHPRSRVFDQAENRLHAQKALLYHLMGSLRPRW; this is encoded by the coding sequence ATGGCCGGGCGGGATTTCCTGAGCAATCTGGACATGACGGGCGCCGAACTGCGCGCCGTGCTGGACACCGCGCACTCCATGAAGCGCGGCGAGTGGCGCGGCGTGAAGCCGCTCAGCGGTCTGTCGCTCGCGCTGGTGTTCGAGAAGGCCAGTCTCCGCACCCGCACCACCTTCGACGTGGGCATGTACCAGCTCGGCGGCCACGCCATCACCCTGAGCAACACCGAGATCGGCCTGGGCACCCGCGAGCGCGTCAGTGACGTGGCCCGCAACCTGGAGCGCTGGGTGGACGGCGTGATGGGCCGCGTGTACCTGCAGCAGACCCTGCACGAACTGGCCGACCATGCCGACGTCCCCATCATCAACGGCCTCTCGGACATGTTGCACCCGGCGCAGCTGCTGGCCGACTACCAGACCATCGAAGCAGAGTTCGGCAGCGATCTGCGCGGGAAGCGGGTGGTGTACATCGGCGACGGCAACAACCTCGCCAACAGCCACATCCACATGGGGGTGCTGACCGGCACCCAGGTGACCATCGTGACGCCCGTGGGCTACGAGCCCAACGCCGGCGTGCTGATGGACGCCGTGAAGAGCGGCACCGAGATCACCCTGACCCACGACCTGGGCGCGGTGGCCGGCGCCGACGTGCTGTACACCGACGTCTGGATCTCCATGGGCATGGAGGCCGAGGCCGACATCCGCCGCCGCGCCTTCCGGGGCTATCAGGTCACGCCGCACATGCTCGACACGCTGGCCCCGCAGGGTATCTTCCTGCACTGCCTGCCCGCCCATTACGGCGAGGAAACCGTGCCCGAGGCGACCGAGCACCCCAGGAGCCGCGTGTTCGATCAGGCCGAGAACCGCCTGCACGCCCAGAAAGCCCTGCTCTACCACCTGATGGGCAGCCTGCGGCCGCGCTGGTAG
- a CDS encoding M14 family zinc carboxypeptidase, which yields MHRPLSVPLFLTVTLLLGACSQTPPPVSAGTPGNEAQLSAATPAECAVFASTPNVVTRVDFKTDRDWIDIVKTFEPVGGTRAERYVLLDVGRPDFERLRVTALVRGWTVKIDEAATKQANTPSSIKPLSIPGYSCYRTVEETYASAQNLVTQYPNLASWTSIGPTWLKTRNQGGYDMQVLTLTNKATTGVKPKLLVTGSIHAREYTPAELTTRFAEYLLSNYGKDADVTWMLDTQEVQLVLQTNPDGRKKAEAGASWRKNVNNTNACATSAFGTDLNRNFSFLWNTGGSSADPCNETYRGPSAASEPETQNVQTLMRNVFGDHRGPALTDAAPSDTMGVYVDVHSYSDLVLWPWGHTATVAPNGVAMQSLGRKLAYFNGYTPEQSIGLYATSGTTTDFAYGELGVAAYTIELGTAFFEPCSTFTGTILPQNQAALLYALRVARAPYLLGGGADVLNLSAPASVASGNAFTLNASADNTRFNNSNGAEPSRTVASAEYTIDTPFWDGAVPQPVNAADGTFNASVEGLSVSIPTTGLSQGRHTVYVRAKNSAGGYGPVSAVFVTVTAPGTNAAPTASFTRTVSGLSATFTDTSTDSDGTIASRSWNFGDGTTSTATNPSKTYAASGTYTVSLTVTDNGGLSTTTSQSVTVSSAVSTTYTGTLASRGANSYQPGTGGFAYAGGTITGKLSGPTGTDFDLYLQKLSGTTWSTVASGTGSTSTENVSYAAASGTYRWRVYAYSGTGSYTLIQTK from the coding sequence ATGCACCGACCGCTCAGCGTCCCCCTGTTCCTGACCGTCACCCTGCTCCTCGGTGCCTGCTCCCAGACCCCGCCGCCTGTTTCGGCCGGGACGCCAGGCAACGAGGCCCAGCTCTCGGCCGCCACGCCGGCCGAATGCGCGGTGTTCGCCTCCACGCCCAACGTCGTGACCCGCGTGGACTTCAAGACCGACCGCGACTGGATCGACATCGTGAAGACCTTCGAGCCGGTGGGCGGCACCCGGGCCGAGCGCTACGTGCTGCTGGACGTGGGCCGCCCCGACTTCGAGCGGCTGCGCGTGACCGCCCTGGTGCGCGGCTGGACCGTGAAGATCGACGAGGCCGCCACGAAGCAGGCGAACACCCCCTCCAGCATCAAGCCGCTGAGCATTCCCGGCTATTCCTGCTACCGCACGGTCGAGGAGACCTACGCCTCCGCGCAGAATCTGGTCACCCAGTACCCGAATCTGGCGAGCTGGACGAGCATCGGCCCGACCTGGCTGAAGACCCGGAATCAGGGCGGCTACGACATGCAGGTGCTGACCCTGACCAACAAGGCCACCACGGGCGTGAAACCCAAGCTGCTGGTCACGGGTTCCATCCACGCCCGCGAGTACACCCCGGCCGAGCTGACCACCCGCTTCGCCGAGTACCTGCTGAGCAACTACGGCAAGGACGCCGACGTGACCTGGATGCTGGATACCCAGGAAGTCCAGCTGGTGCTGCAGACCAACCCCGACGGCCGCAAGAAGGCCGAGGCGGGGGCGTCGTGGCGCAAGAACGTGAACAACACCAACGCCTGTGCCACCAGCGCCTTCGGCACCGACCTGAACCGCAACTTCTCGTTCCTGTGGAACACCGGCGGCAGCAGCGCCGACCCCTGCAACGAGACCTACCGGGGCCCCTCGGCCGCCTCCGAGCCCGAGACCCAGAACGTGCAGACCCTGATGAGAAACGTCTTCGGCGACCACCGGGGCCCCGCCCTGACCGACGCCGCCCCGAGCGACACCATGGGCGTGTACGTGGACGTCCACTCCTACTCCGATCTGGTGCTCTGGCCCTGGGGACACACCGCGACCGTGGCCCCGAACGGCGTGGCGATGCAGTCGCTGGGCCGCAAGCTGGCCTACTTCAACGGCTACACGCCGGAGCAGTCGATCGGCCTGTATGCCACCTCGGGCACCACCACCGACTTCGCCTACGGTGAGCTGGGCGTCGCGGCCTACACCATTGAACTCGGCACGGCCTTCTTCGAGCCCTGCTCGACCTTCACGGGCACGATCCTGCCGCAGAACCAGGCGGCGCTGCTGTACGCCCTGCGGGTGGCCCGCGCGCCCTACCTGCTGGGGGGCGGCGCGGATGTCCTGAACCTCTCGGCGCCGGCCAGCGTGGCCTCGGGCAACGCCTTTACCCTGAATGCCAGCGCCGACAACACCCGCTTCAACAACTCGAACGGCGCCGAGCCGAGCCGCACGGTCGCCAGCGCCGAGTACACCATCGATACGCCCTTCTGGGACGGCGCGGTTCCGCAGCCCGTGAACGCCGCCGACGGCACCTTCAACGCCTCGGTCGAGGGCCTGAGCGTCAGCATTCCGACCACGGGGCTGAGCCAGGGCCGCCACACCGTCTACGTGCGCGCGAAGAACTCCGCCGGCGGCTACGGCCCGGTCTCGGCCGTGTTCGTGACCGTCACCGCGCCCGGCACCAACGCGGCGCCCACCGCCTCCTTCACCAGAACCGTCAGCGGCCTGAGCGCCACGTTCACCGACACCTCCACCGACTCGGACGGCACCATCGCCAGCCGCTCGTGGAACTTCGGCGACGGCACGACGAGCACGGCCACCAACCCCAGCAAGACCTACGCGGCGTCCGGCACCTATACGGTCTCGCTGACCGTGACCGACAACGGCGGGCTGAGCACCACCACCAGCCAGAGCGTGACGGTGAGCAGCGCGGTCAGCACGACCTACACGGGCACGCTGGCGAGTCGCGGGGCGAACTCCTACCAGCCGGGCACGGGCGGCTTCGCCTACGCGGGCGGCACGATCACCGGCAAGCTGAGCGGCCCCACCGGCACCGACTTCGACCTCTACCTGCAGAAGCTCTCCGGCACGACCTGGAGCACGGTCGCCAGCGGCACCGGCAGCACCAGCACCGAGAACGTGAGCTACGCGGCGGCCAGTGGCACCTACCGCTGGCGCGTGTACGCCTACAGCGGCACCGGCAGCTACACCCTGATCCAGACGAAGTAA
- a CDS encoding EamA family transporter: MNARALALALLITFIWGVNFVVIKWSVAGAPPLLVVALRFTLAALPAVFLVPRPAVSARLLWGYGLSVGLVQFGLLYLAIGLGLSAGMGSLLMQTQAFFTALLAARVLGEGVRPWQALGMALAFGGMALIGALSGADVPLLPLGLTLLAALGWATSNLLVRASGGANVFSLVIWSSLIPPLPLTLLAGLTSGWDAVTRTLLHSGPGFWAAIAFMGLANTVLGFGVWSLLIQRHGAGRIAPLSLLVPVFGVLASALVFQEGFPPGKALGAALVFVGLGLHVFGGRWWRSRRAALS; encoded by the coding sequence CTGAACGCCCGCGCGCTGGCCCTGGCGCTGCTGATCACCTTCATCTGGGGCGTGAACTTCGTGGTCATCAAGTGGTCGGTGGCCGGCGCCCCGCCCCTGCTGGTGGTGGCGCTGCGCTTCACGCTGGCCGCCCTGCCCGCCGTGTTCCTGGTGCCGCGCCCGGCGGTCAGCGCCCGGCTGCTGTGGGGCTACGGCCTGAGCGTGGGGCTCGTGCAGTTCGGCCTGCTCTACCTGGCGATCGGCCTGGGTCTGAGCGCCGGCATGGGCTCGCTGCTCATGCAGACCCAGGCGTTTTTCACCGCCCTGCTGGCGGCCCGCGTGCTGGGCGAGGGCGTGCGCCCCTGGCAGGCTCTAGGCATGGCCCTGGCGTTCGGCGGCATGGCCCTGATCGGGGCCCTCTCCGGCGCCGACGTGCCCCTGCTCCCGCTGGGCCTGACCCTGCTGGCGGCGCTGGGCTGGGCGACCAGCAACCTGCTGGTGCGGGCCTCGGGCGGCGCGAACGTCTTCTCGCTGGTGATCTGGAGCAGCCTGATCCCGCCCCTGCCGCTGACCCTGCTGGCCGGGCTGACCAGCGGCTGGGACGCCGTGACCCGTACCCTGCTGCACTCCGGCCCCGGCTTCTGGGCGGCCATCGCCTTCATGGGGCTGGCGAACACCGTGCTGGGCTTCGGCGTGTGGTCGCTGCTGATCCAGCGCCACGGCGCGGGCCGGATCGCGCCCCTCTCGCTGCTGGTGCCGGTTTTCGGCGTGCTGGCCAGCGCGCTGGTCTTTCAGGAAGGCTTCCCGCCCGGCAAGGCCCTGGGCGCGGCCCTGGTGTTCGTGGGGCTGGGCCTGCACGTCTTCGGCGGCCGCTGGTGGCGGAGCCGGCGGGCGGCACTGAGCTGA
- a CDS encoding histidinol-phosphatase: MSPPLFDSHLHTPLCGHATGTPREYAQAALDAGLSGLCFTDHMPMPSWYDAPWRMRREQLAQYVDEVAAVQAEFAGRLEVRLGLEADFHPGTERFVENVLNAHDWDYVIGSVHYIGAWGFDNPEFVAEYDSRDLRGLYREYYLLVEGAAKSGLFDSIGHLDLPKKFGHLDPDGYAALHALDVVAESGLSLDFNTAGWRKPVAEAYPAPNLTRAAAERGIGFVLGSDAHRPREVGFRFTDAIKQIHDVGGRIVTYEGRGRHG; encoded by the coding sequence ATGTCCCCTCCCCTCTTCGACTCCCACCTGCACACGCCCCTGTGCGGCCACGCGACCGGCACCCCCCGCGAGTACGCCCAGGCCGCCCTGGACGCCGGCCTTTCGGGCCTGTGCTTCACCGACCACATGCCCATGCCCTCCTGGTACGACGCCCCGTGGCGGATGCGACGTGAGCAGCTGGCACAGTACGTGGACGAGGTGGCCGCCGTGCAGGCCGAGTTTGCCGGGCGGCTGGAGGTCAGGCTGGGACTGGAAGCCGACTTCCACCCCGGCACGGAGCGGTTCGTGGAGAACGTGCTCAATGCCCACGACTGGGACTACGTGATCGGCAGCGTCCACTACATCGGGGCCTGGGGCTTCGACAACCCGGAGTTCGTGGCCGAATACGACTCGCGCGACCTGCGCGGCCTGTACCGCGAGTACTACCTGCTGGTCGAGGGCGCGGCGAAATCGGGCCTGTTCGATTCCATCGGGCACCTCGACCTGCCCAAGAAGTTCGGCCACCTCGACCCCGACGGCTACGCGGCCCTGCACGCACTGGACGTGGTGGCTGAAAGCGGCCTGAGCCTGGACTTCAACACCGCCGGCTGGCGCAAGCCCGTGGCCGAGGCCTACCCCGCCCCGAACCTGACCCGCGCCGCCGCCGAGCGCGGCATCGGGTTCGTGCTGGGTTCCGATGCCCACAGGCCCAGGGAGGTCGGCTTCCGCTTCACCGACGCCATCAAGCAGATCCACGACGTGGGCGGCCGGATCGTGACCTACGAGGGCCGGGGGCGGCACGGGTAG
- a CDS encoding DNA polymerase/3'-5' exonuclease PolX: MSDLTKKSLVGVLKTTADLLDLLGVGDDPFRAQAFRSASRSLESVDAEAEALVASGFAGIPKVGKAIAADLLEYARGGVFAPLEDAASLIPAGVLSLFRVRGLGPKKIRALWDAGIDSLEVLREACRDGRVAGLKGFGAKSAASFLEAVEFALSAQERQHLSTGLQVAQALCRRLEGLEPELSGDVRRGLDTVRVARVTVTASAQDVLHRLSGVVEGLAPVDPKPLFAGRVDGVPVEIAYAPTPGIRGALDLMMGGSTEYREGLREEARARGFDLSGRGLKKGGAVLDTPSEADVMRELGLPLRPAEYREPEHDDVWTSLPPPEALVRVADLRGMLHTHSLWSDGAASVADMAAETLRLGHGFLGTGDHSRAAHYANGLSIERLQAHIREVRELQSAGVPVIAGAEVDILDDGSLDYPDEVLEGLDYVVASVHSLFTLDSARQTERLIRAASHPLVTILGHPTGRLELRRPSYAVDLDAVLAACEANGTVVEINANAYRLDLDWRVALRWRSRLTFAINTDAHVPGGLSDAKYGVMVARKAGLTPSMVVNTLSQAEFLQFVARQRATRLS; the protein is encoded by the coding sequence ATGTCCGACCTCACGAAAAAATCCCTTGTCGGCGTCCTCAAGACCACCGCCGACCTGCTCGACCTGCTGGGCGTGGGCGACGACCCCTTCCGCGCCCAGGCCTTCCGCAGCGCCTCGCGCTCCCTGGAATCGGTGGACGCCGAGGCGGAGGCCCTGGTGGCCTCGGGCTTCGCGGGCATTCCGAAGGTGGGCAAGGCCATTGCCGCCGACCTGCTGGAGTACGCCAGGGGCGGCGTGTTCGCCCCCCTGGAGGACGCCGCCAGCCTGATTCCGGCGGGCGTGCTGAGCCTCTTCCGGGTGCGCGGGCTGGGGCCGAAGAAGATCCGCGCCCTGTGGGACGCCGGCATCGATTCGCTGGAGGTGCTGCGCGAGGCCTGCCGCGACGGCCGGGTGGCGGGCCTCAAGGGCTTCGGGGCCAAGAGTGCGGCCAGCTTCCTGGAGGCGGTGGAGTTCGCCCTGAGCGCGCAGGAACGCCAGCACCTGAGCACCGGCCTGCAGGTCGCCCAGGCGCTGTGCCGCCGCCTGGAGGGCCTGGAGCCCGAGCTGTCCGGTGACGTGCGCCGGGGCCTGGACACGGTGCGGGTCGCGCGGGTGACGGTCACCGCCAGCGCCCAGGACGTGCTCCACCGCCTGAGCGGCGTGGTCGAGGGGCTCGCGCCCGTCGATCCCAAACCGCTGTTCGCCGGGCGCGTGGACGGCGTGCCCGTCGAGATCGCCTACGCCCCCACGCCCGGCATCCGCGGCGCGCTCGACCTGATGATGGGCGGGAGCACCGAATACCGCGAGGGGCTACGGGAGGAGGCCAGGGCGCGGGGCTTCGACCTCAGCGGGCGGGGCCTGAAGAAGGGGGGCGCCGTACTCGACACCCCCAGCGAGGCCGACGTGATGCGCGAACTGGGCCTGCCCCTGCGCCCCGCCGAATACCGCGAGCCCGAGCACGACGACGTGTGGACGTCGCTGCCGCCCCCGGAGGCACTGGTCAGGGTGGCCGACCTGCGCGGGATGCTGCACACCCATTCCCTGTGGTCGGACGGCGCGGCCAGCGTGGCCGACATGGCGGCCGAGACCCTGCGGCTGGGGCACGGGTTCCTGGGCACGGGCGACCACTCGCGCGCCGCCCACTACGCCAACGGCCTGAGCATCGAGCGGCTGCAGGCTCACATCCGCGAGGTGCGCGAGTTGCAATCAGCAGGCGTGCCGGTGATCGCCGGGGCCGAGGTGGATATCCTCGATGACGGCTCGCTGGACTACCCGGACGAGGTGCTTGAGGGGCTCGATTACGTGGTGGCGAGCGTCCACAGCCTGTTCACGCTCGACTCCGCGCGGCAGACCGAGCGCCTGATCCGCGCCGCCTCGCACCCCCTGGTCACCATCCTGGGGCACCCCACCGGCCGCCTGGAACTGCGCCGGCCCTCCTACGCGGTCGATCTGGACGCCGTGCTGGCCGCCTGCGAGGCGAACGGCACGGTCGTGGAGATCAACGCCAACGCCTACCGCCTGGATCTCGACTGGCGCGTGGCCCTGCGCTGGCGATCTCGCCTGACCTTCGCCATCAACACCGATGCCCACGTGCCCGGCGGCCTGAGCGACGCGAAGTACGGCGTGATGGTGGCGCGCAAGGCCGGGCTGACGCCTTCGATGGTCGTGAATACGCTGTCTCAGGCGGAGTTCCTGCAGTTCGTGGCGAGGCAGCGGGCGACCCGTCTGTCCTGA
- a CDS encoding AAA family ATPase, which produces MRQPRQRAGTAKPPTLFIMVGLPGSGKTTLAKELEIQHHALRLTKDDWMMPLFGWGEFGDQRELVEALLWNMGARALTLGVNVVLDYGLWARSEREDYRARALALGARVDVRFLDVPHEELWRRVQARNARPGAGDVPISAEQLQQYGTMFQRPTEDEMASWRTPE; this is translated from the coding sequence ATGAGGCAGCCCAGGCAGCGTGCAGGGACAGCGAAGCCACCAACCCTGTTCATCATGGTCGGCCTGCCCGGCTCCGGGAAAACCACGCTCGCAAAGGAACTGGAGATTCAGCATCACGCCCTGCGACTCACGAAGGACGACTGGATGATGCCTCTGTTCGGCTGGGGTGAGTTCGGGGATCAGCGTGAGCTGGTCGAGGCGCTGCTCTGGAACATGGGAGCGCGGGCCCTGACCCTGGGCGTGAATGTGGTGCTCGACTACGGCTTATGGGCACGCTCGGAGCGCGAGGACTACCGTGCCCGGGCGCTGGCGCTGGGCGCGCGGGTCGATGTCCGATTCCTGGACGTGCCTCATGAAGAACTCTGGCGCAGGGTCCAGGCCCGCAACGCGCGGCCTGGGGCGGGTGATGTGCCGATCAGCGCAGAGCAACTGCAGCAGTACGGAACCATGTTCCAGCGGCCCACCGAGGACGAAATGGCCAGCTGGCGAACGCCTGAATGA
- a CDS encoding FadR/GntR family transcriptional regulator yields the protein MSTPGTPGMSEHFDMEPLEKRSLGEHIARHIQGLLLDGSIRPGDTLPSQRELAQRYGTSVAAVREAISILSASGVLDARPGRGTVILPVTQQAPSINLWLGAVHDEAEAHAFLDTRQVLEHYTIAQAALHAMPEQHTELLEHLHRMRDAQGEPEAFIQADLALHMAIARAAGNPVVLRLLRAIHMPLANLLRAISTDLMQRGRFPALYTTHEQIIHGIIRRDPDSATRAFDHMLDQTTEGGTLERALGLPDLPEAPLGPEFLEDLHWNLTRLIGPMAEVLIPEAASELGLDPDAVTRSHLGRYLGNLARQLPDGKQAEWHALSGLLEKRYG from the coding sequence ATGAGCACGCCCGGCACCCCCGGCATGAGCGAGCACTTCGACATGGAGCCGCTGGAGAAGCGCTCGCTGGGTGAACACATCGCGCGGCACATCCAGGGCCTGCTGCTCGACGGCTCGATTCGGCCCGGCGACACGCTGCCCAGCCAGCGCGAACTCGCCCAGCGCTACGGCACCTCGGTGGCCGCCGTGCGCGAGGCGATCTCGATCCTGTCGGCGTCCGGGGTGCTCGACGCCCGCCCCGGACGCGGCACGGTGATCCTGCCCGTGACCCAGCAGGCCCCCAGCATCAACCTCTGGCTGGGCGCCGTGCACGACGAGGCCGAGGCCCACGCCTTCCTCGACACCCGGCAGGTGCTGGAGCACTACACCATCGCACAGGCCGCCCTGCACGCCATGCCGGAACAGCACACCGAGCTGCTGGAGCATCTGCACCGGATGCGCGACGCCCAGGGCGAGCCCGAGGCCTTCATCCAGGCCGACCTCGCCCTGCATATGGCGATCGCGCGGGCGGCCGGCAACCCGGTGGTGCTGCGGCTGCTGCGGGCCATCCACATGCCGCTGGCGAACCTGCTGCGGGCCATCAGCACCGACCTGATGCAGCGCGGGCGCTTTCCGGCGCTGTACACCACGCACGAGCAGATCATCCACGGCATCATCCGGCGCGACCCGGACAGCGCCACGCGGGCCTTCGACCACATGCTCGACCAGACCACCGAGGGCGGCACGCTGGAACGCGCCCTGGGCCTGCCGGATCTGCCGGAAGCGCCCCTGGGCCCGGAGTTCCTGGAAGACCTCCACTGGAACCTGACCCGCCTGATCGGCCCCATGGCCGAGGTGCTCATTCCCGAGGCCGCCAGCGAGCTGGGCCTCGACCCGGACGCCGTGACCCGCAGCCACCTGGGCCGCTATCTGGGCAACCTGGCCCGGCAGCTCCCGGACGGCAAACAGGCCGAATGGCACGCCCTGAGCGGCCTGCTGGAGAAGCGGTACGGGTAA
- a CDS encoding ABC transporter substrate-binding protein — translation MLSATLLLTLASLSQAQKVESIVIGVAVAQTSNTALLGQEQVIGAKFAEKFLNGRGGINGTPFKLVFQDTGGDEAGAINAFQNLITKDRVLGIVGPTLSQQAFASDPIAERAKVPVLGPSNTAKGIPQIGNFIARVSAPVAVVAPNAVRQALKLDPGIKSVAVLYAQNDAFSTSETGTFQETAKAQGLNVATVQKFQTTDTDFTTQVTAVLNAKVELVIISGLAADGGNLVKQLRQLGYKGLIIGGNGLNTSNMFPVCQKLCDGVIIAQAYSPAQPSAANQVFVKEYTAQYKKAPPQFAAQAYAGVQVMVEALRAIDRKKKLSTWELGDLREELNKQILSGKYNTPLGPISFDKEGEVQQKEFYVAQIKMKDAKTGSFVYLK, via the coding sequence ATGCTGAGCGCCACCCTCCTGCTGACCCTGGCCAGCCTCTCGCAGGCCCAGAAGGTCGAGTCCATCGTGATCGGCGTGGCCGTGGCCCAGACCTCCAACACCGCCCTGCTGGGCCAGGAGCAGGTCATCGGCGCCAAGTTCGCCGAGAAGTTCCTGAACGGGCGCGGCGGCATCAACGGCACGCCCTTCAAGCTGGTGTTCCAGGACACCGGCGGCGACGAGGCCGGCGCCATCAACGCCTTCCAGAACCTGATCACCAAAGACCGCGTCCTGGGCATCGTCGGGCCGACCCTCTCGCAGCAGGCCTTCGCCTCCGACCCCATCGCCGAGCGCGCCAAGGTGCCCGTGCTGGGGCCGAGCAACACCGCCAAGGGCATTCCGCAGATCGGCAACTTCATCGCCCGCGTGTCGGCTCCGGTGGCGGTCGTGGCTCCCAACGCCGTGCGCCAGGCGCTGAAACTCGACCCGGGCATCAAGAGCGTGGCCGTGCTGTACGCCCAGAACGACGCCTTCTCGACCTCGGAGACCGGCACCTTCCAGGAGACCGCCAAGGCCCAGGGCCTGAACGTGGCGACCGTGCAGAAGTTCCAGACCACCGACACCGACTTCACCACCCAGGTCACGGCCGTGCTGAACGCCAAGGTCGAACTGGTGATCATCTCGGGCCTCGCGGCCGACGGCGGCAACCTCGTCAAGCAGCTCCGGCAGCTGGGCTACAAGGGCCTGATCATCGGCGGCAACGGCCTGAACACCTCGAACATGTTCCCGGTCTGCCAGAAGCTGTGCGACGGCGTGATCATCGCCCAGGCGTACAGCCCGGCCCAGCCCAGCGCGGCCAATCAGGTGTTCGTCAAGGAATACACCGCGCAGTACAAGAAGGCCCCGCCCCAGTTCGCCGCCCAGGCCTACGCCGGCGTGCAGGTCATGGTGGAGGCGCTGCGGGCCATCGACCGCAAGAAGAAGCTCAGCACCTGGGAGCTGGGCGACCTGCGCGAGGAACTGAACAAGCAGATATTGAGCGGCAAGTACAACACCCCGCTGGGCCCGATCTCCTTCGACAAGGAAGGCGAGGTGCAGCAGAAAGAGTTCTACGTGGCCCAGATCAAGATGAAGGACGCCAAGACCGGCTCGTTCGTGTACCTGAAGTAA
- a CDS encoding branched-chain amino acid ABC transporter permease, producing the protein MELSQFVQNLMNGLAIGSVYAIFALGYTLVFSILGIINFAHGAVFTLGAYFTYTLVVGQFENNGLLKGINLFPNGSPFSGQPLTFALATLLGAIGAGLVAVLIERLAFRPMRSRGADPLLALVSSLGVALVIVNLIQLLVGAEIYNFPSDAYGDTPPALSFVLGGKVVIIRTVQVIIFAVSLVMLAILGYVIGRTKIGKALRAVAESPSTASLLGISVDRFILITFFLSGFLGGLAGTLVGTAFGVAGPYFGVVYGLKGLAVIVLGGLGSIPGAVLGGLVIGLAEAFVPADYSAYKDAVAFALLFIILLVRPQGLLGKNAIQKV; encoded by the coding sequence ATGGAGCTGAGTCAATTCGTCCAGAACCTCATGAACGGGCTGGCCATCGGGAGCGTCTACGCGATCTTCGCGCTGGGCTACACGCTGGTCTTCTCGATCCTGGGGATCATCAATTTCGCGCACGGGGCGGTGTTCACGCTGGGCGCGTATTTCACGTACACGCTGGTCGTGGGACAGTTCGAGAACAACGGGCTCCTCAAGGGCATCAACCTGTTCCCGAACGGTTCCCCCTTCTCCGGGCAGCCGCTGACCTTCGCGCTCGCTACGCTGCTCGGGGCCATCGGCGCGGGGCTGGTAGCGGTGCTGATCGAGCGCCTCGCCTTCCGGCCCATGCGCTCGCGCGGCGCCGACCCGCTGCTGGCGCTGGTCAGCTCGCTGGGGGTGGCGCTGGTGATCGTGAACCTGATCCAGCTTCTGGTGGGCGCGGAGATCTACAACTTCCCCTCGGACGCCTACGGCGATACGCCACCCGCGCTGTCGTTCGTGCTGGGCGGCAAGGTCGTGATCATCCGCACTGTGCAGGTCATCATCTTCGCGGTCAGTCTGGTGATGCTCGCCATCCTGGGGTACGTGATCGGCCGCACCAAGATCGGCAAGGCGCTGCGGGCGGTGGCCGAGAGCCCCAGCACGGCCTCGCTGCTGGGCATCTCGGTCGACCGCTTCATCCTGATCACCTTCTTCCTGTCGGGCTTCCTGGGTGGGCTGGCCGGCACGCTGGTGGGCACGGCCTTCGGCGTGGCCGGGCCGTATTTCGGCGTGGTGTACGGACTCAAGGGGCTCGCGGTGATCGTGCTGGGCGGCCTGGGCTCCATTCCGGGCGCCGTGCTGGGCGGGCTGGTGATCGGGCTGGCCGAGGCCTTCGTGCCGGCGGATTACTCGGCCTACAAGGACGCCGTGGCCTTCGCGCTGCTGTTCATCATCCTGCTCGTGCGCCCGCAGGGGCTGCTGGGCAAGAACGCGATCCAGAAGGTATAA